AAGAACTCCTTCCGGCATGGTTTCCGACTGGACCGGTATTTTATTTTTTGGCAGATCTGCGCTTCCCTGAACGACGCGCCATGATACAACTTACGGCGCGTTCACAGAAAAATGTCGTGAAGGGTTGACACCACGATGGAGGATAGGTTGTACTCACGTGCGGTCACCACGTTCCACCCCATTGGGGCCCATGTGACCTGCAACACCAGGGCTCTCAGTGTGGCCCAATTCCCGAAATTCCCCACCGGGACATTGGCATCCTGACAGTCACTTCAACGTATCGAAGGCCTCCCGGCGTTCATGCATCTCGGCAGATGCGCGCCCATCAGGCTCGTCCTGAGGAGAATGCGGGATCACCCGGCCAGGCAGGGCCAACTCATTTTTTGCGGCGAGAAGGACCTCGCGAGATGACCCGCAGTGCAACTCCAGTCACCTCTCTGTCACCTAATCTGGATTTCCTGCGCGCCGTAGCCGTTCTCCTGGTGTACTTCTTCCATTTGTTTATTACGACTGGCCCCCGGTTGCCCGACTTCCTGGCTCAATTCGGAGTTCTTCTCTTTTTTGTTCACACCAGTTTGGTCTTGATGTTCTCGCTGGAGCGGATTGACCTCAGGGGGCAGAGACTGTTTGCGACCTTTTATTTGCGCCGCTTGTTCCGGATCTACCCGCTCAGCATCGTGTGCGTCTGCCTCATCGTCTTCTTTCAACTCCCCCGGGCCCCCTGGTGGCCCTGGTCCCAACCGGACGCGTCGACCATTCTAGCGAATCTTCTCTTGTATACCGAGTTTGCCTATAAGCCTGTCGTCACCTCTGTGCTCTGGAGTCTCCCCTATGAAGTGGCCATGTATGCCGTCCTTCCGTTCTGTTACCTGGCGGGCAAGGCCTATGGGATCAGAGGGATCCTTGCGCTCTGGGGCCTCGCAGTCGGCGGCGGCATCGTCCAGCCCTACATTTCTGGCCGCTTAGAAGTAGCGCAATTTGCCCCCTGCTTCATCGCCGGCGTGGCTTGTTACTTTATGGGGTATGGCGTTCGCCGGCGCCCGCTTCCGTTTTTCGGGTGGCCGCTGATCCTTCTTGCCGCCGCCGGAATCCAGGCCTTGGGAAACTATTACGGATATGAGCTCGTAGCGCGATGGACATTGTGCCTGATGATCGGTCTCACCGCGCCGTTCTTTGCCGAATTGAACCGGCCGGCGCTGAACAAAGGCGCCGAACTGATCGCCCGGTACTCGTACGGAATCTATCTGACCCATCTGCACGCGCAATGGGCTGCGCTGGTGGCACTCAAAGACCAACCGGCAGCCGTTCGCTACAGCCTGCTCATTGTACTCAGCATAGGCCTGCCCGTGGCCCTTTATCATCTTGTGGAAGCGCCGATGATCCGGCTGGGCTCGCGGCTGGCAGCTCGCCTGTCCACGACACGCGCTCTGCGCATCCGACCGGCCCTCCCTGAACGGGCGTTTCCCGTATCGACAGACACGGCGCAGTCCAGCAAATCTCCCCAGCAGGCGCGGCCCAGGGCCGGACAATCGCCGGCTCCCCGAACCAAAACTGCTCCAACCCCGGCTTCAGCAAGGTAATCGGCCTCCGCCCAGGTGTCTCCAGCTCCTTATGGAGACGCCGGCACACCAGGAGACACCTTGATCTTCCGGCTCGTCTGCGCAGCGTGAATCGACAGGCTTGCACGCCGAGCAGCCCCTTCCCGCCCATGTTCCGGCAAGGCCGAAGATACTCGCCGATGCAACAGGCGGCAGATTCGTCATCTGCCCATTACCCATTAAGAAGCCGTTCAGGTTGACAGGATTCACGCTGGTTCTTGCGCTGACCGCTGCGACACTGAGCACCTCGGGACTCGCACTCGCAACCGACCGGATGAACGTCGCAACCTCGACCGACCACACCATCGAGGCAGAAGAAGGCGCCGGCATGATGATCACCCGTCGTGACAAGCAGGTCAGCTGGACGCTCACGCCGGAAGACAACAGGTGTAATGGAAGCGCCGGGCAATAAACAGGCGCACGATACATCCGACCTCTCGGGCTTCCATATCGAACAGACGACATTGAACGGGATCGTCATGAACACGAGCACGATCATCACGACCGGCAATGACGGCGCGAAGATGGGCGGCTTCATATCGCTCACGAAAGAAGGCATTCCGGCCAGGATCGACGCCTTTGCGGTCGAGCAGGGACAGAAGGCGCGCGTCAAGATGGGGCAGATCACTATCACGGGCAGCAAACAACCGGCCGGGCCGTTCCAAAATTCTCATGGCTACAAAAAGCTGGATATAGGAGGAACGGATCTGCGCGCGAGCCGCGCGACACGCCAATACCCTGCCTGCCAAGGAAGGCCGAAAGTTCTTCCGCCTGGCCATCTCTGATGACGAGCAGGCTGAAACCGTCCGGAAGCAAACCGGGCCTCGCCAGGCGCAGGTCTAAGCAGAGCGCGAGAACACCCTCAAAAAGGAGCCGGCCGATCTGGAGAAAGCTCCCGGCTTCTAACCAGGCTGCGGAAAAACTCGTTTTTTTTTGCACGCTACGCCGCGATCAGCTCACGTGGCGTGTTGGTATCAGGATAGTAGCCAGGATGCGCAACAAGGCCATCCAGCAAGGCCGCAGCGAGTGAAGCGGCGAATCGTACTCGTGTCGTACGTTGAGCCGCTGAACGAGGCGAGAACGCCGCTGGTGGACGTTTTCCGCATCCTGCTAAGCAGCCCACCACCGGCAGCAATAGATTCGTCATCTTCCGACTGCCCGCAACCGAATACCTGTATTGTCCCCTGCGCACTCAAGGAACCCCTTGCCTGATCGCTCCGGTTATGGGATAAGCGCGGCGATCAACTTTTGTCTTTCATCAATCGTGAGTCGTCGTTCCTCGGTGAATCGGGATCGATTTACAGGCTACGCGTGAGAACGACGAATCACCGAGCCTTGATCGGGACATCGTCGCACAATCAGGTGCCGGCAGGCGGCACGACATCAGCAGGAGCCCATCATGGCGAAAATGAAATCGGGCACGGTCAGCTGGGAGACATCAGGGGAATGGGACGTTCGCACGGCGGAACCGGCTCGCGGCGGACGACGAAGAGCAACCGAGGCGCCGGATCCGTTTTTGGCAAATCTCACTGCGACAAAACGCTGGCAGATCGAGCAGACTCTCACCGCCACGCCCAAGGCCAGGCGCGGCGACGCAGCGCCGACTCCTCTCACCTTGGATGTCGAAGGTGGCACCGACGATAGTTACGTGGTGATGACGCGGTATGCCTCGGGCGCGATCCGGTTTCACATTCCCAGCGAACCGGCTCGTCGCGGAAAGCGCAGGGGGACACGCACGGTCTATCGGTTTTCGATCCCGGTTCCAGCCGCACCGGTGCCGGAAGCGGGAGGACGCCGTGGCTTCATCAGCGCCGCCATCAAAACCGTGGTGCTCAAAGTGGCCGGCAAGATTGCCGACTATACCCTCGCCAAACTCGCCCTGCTCTGGGAGACCAGCACCTGGAAGATGAAGGGTCGACGGGAAGGATGGCTTGCGGTCACCCCCGAAGGACTCGGCAGCAACAACGTCCTGCCTGCGGCTGATCTGCAGACCCTGAGTAGCACCGGACGCAATCTCCTGTTCATCCACGGGACGTTTTCAAGTACGACCGCCGCTTTCAAGGAATTGGCCAAGACGCGCGGCAGCAACGGCAGGACGTTCTTCGAGGAACTGCAGGAAGCCTACGGAAACCGCATCTATGGGTTTGATCACTTCACCCTCAGCCGCACGCCGGAAGAAAACGTGCGCATGTTGCTCGACGCCCTGCCCGATCGCACCACCACCTTCGACGTGATCACCCATTCACGCGGCGGCTTGGTCCTTCGACATCTGGTTGAACGCCGCGAGCGGTTCGGGACGCTGGCCAGTCGCTTCGCCGTCGGTCGCGCTGTGCTGGTCGCCAGTCCGAACGGGGGAACCCCCCTCGCTTCACCGGACCATGTGACGCAATACACCAATTGGCTCTCCAACGTGATGGAGCTCTTCCCTGAGAATCCCTTCACAACCGGCGTGGAATTCGTAAGCGAGGCGTTGTCCTGGATCGCGCGACGGTTGGTCGGCAGCCTCCCGGGCCTGGCCTCGATGGATAACAATGGCGAGATCATCCGGGGATTACAGGCGGCACCGAGCCCGCCCGGTCAGGCCTATTCCGCCCTCGTCGCGAATTTCGAACCGGATGCCGGGTTGCTTCAACGCATCATCGATACGGGCGCGGATTTGTTTTTTCCGACGGCGAATGACCTCGTCGTCCCGACCGAAGGCGGCTGGCGTGTGGATCCGGGAACCGGAACGGCCGCAATTCCGGGAGCCCGTGTCGGCTGTTTCGGCTTGGGCGGGAATCTTGTGCAGCAAACGCCCGTGAACCATGTGAACTTCTTTCAGGATCCCGGCACAGTAGACTTTCTCGTCCGAGCCTTACGCGGACAGCCACAGCCCTCCACGCCCATCGACATCGAGCATGACCTGCCGTCGGGCAGACGTCGAGGTGTCGCTCGAATGGAATCACCTTCGCCCGCTGTGGCCGCCAAACCACGCCAGGAACCGACCGCAACACAACCGGCGCTCCCCCCTCAACGCGTCGCCGCACCCGTCACTTCGCTTGCGCCCTCGCCGGAGCCGGACGACGTGTTCCACATTGCGCTCATCGCTCCCCAGCAGGGAGCCGACGTCGCACAACTCATTGCCACGTTTCGCAACGCCCGGGTCATGGAACATCTGCACACGGGAGGCGAGCGAAGAAGCACTGGAACGCCCCGTCGAAACACCACGGATCACGGACCGACCCAGTGGGACCGGATCAAGGCAGGCCAGGCTCATATTCAAGGCTACATCAACGGGGACCCTGCCTACCCGCAGCTTCCGAATGAAGCCGAGCTGCAACAGATGGGTGCTGCACTCTTCGCCGCGCTGTTTCCCGGACAAGTTCGCCGGCTCTATGATGCGGCCCGGGCGGAACAGGTCAGCCAGCGACTGAACCTGATCTTCACCTCGGACATCGGGTGGATCGCCGACCAGTCGTGGGAGTTCATTTACGACCCCGATCGCAGAAATTTTCTTGCACTGGAGGAAGTCAATTTTACGCGCAACGTGCTCACGGCCATTCCGGCTGAACGCATACCGGCTCGCCCCACCATGCGCATCCTCGTCGTGGTCGCCCAACCGCTGGGACTCGGCACCCTCTCGGTGGAGGAAGAAGCCGACGTGATTCGGAGCGGATTCCGCCGTCTCCTCGACGCAGGGCTGGCCGAGGTCGAGTTGCTGCTCGACGCCACTCCGGAGCTATTGCATCGCACCCTGGAATCAACGGCCGCCCCGATCGACGTGATCCACTTTATCGGCCATGGGGAATACAACCAGCAGACCGATTGCGGGTATGTGATCTTCGAGAATCAAGACGGCGGCGAGCAGCGTTTGGATTCATCCACGCTGCGCCAGATCGTCTGCCGCCGGGGCATTCGTCTTGTCTGTCTGAATGCTTGCGAAACCGGCCGTGGCGGCCGACAGGATTTCAGTCGCGGCGTGGCCCAGGCCCTCATTGCCGGCGGCGTGCCGGCCGTGGTCGCCAATCAGTACCCAGTGCTGGATGTCTCCGCCACCGCCTTCTCCCGCCACTTCTACTGGGCCCTGGCGATGGGACACAGCATCGGCGATGCCGCCCGTGAGGCGCGGGTGTCGGTGAATTACTCGATCTCCGGAGAAGCGATCGACTGGGCCGTCCCCGTGGTCTTTGCCCGTAACCCTGCACAACGTCTCTGCCTGCCAAGGACGGCGGCCGACTACGAGCGGACGAGAAGCGCGGCCGTACGCCAGCGGCGGCGCGCGATGGAAGATCGAACCAAAATCGGAATGTGGAACGCGCATCGCATGATTCCCCACTTGCCGGAAATCTGCGAGCGTCTCACCAGGACCCAGGATCAATACGCCTTCGAAACCGTGTCTTTTCCAGCCCCGATCGGAATCTGGCGCCGGGAGCAGGAGAAGGATCAGGCCTTTGTGGTGGCCGAAACGCTCTATGACCGACTACAGGACAAACCCAAAGAATTGGGCGTGGATGCGCTCATTTGCATGATCAACTTTCCGATGAAGGACGCGCGAACGAGGTATCTGTACTATTGGCGGCGGGACCCGCTGATCGTGACCTCGACTTTCGGGTTGCTGGAACAGCTGAACGAACGGGAATTCACGGTGGAACACATGATAGCTCACCTGGCGGCGGCGGTTGTCGCGGGAATCCCGCCGCATCCGCGCCGGGTGGGGCCCGCCGATTGCCCACTTTTTTATAACGAGAAACGGGACATCCGATCGATCGCCGGGCGGCTGAGCTTTTGCGAAAACTGCCGCAACCAATTCACGGGCAACGACGCGAAACAGCGGCTGCAGGCCGCCGAACAGATTCTCTCGGCCTACCCCTGATCGATGCCCCTCACGATTCAGGCAGGTGAAACCGAGTCACCGCCTTGGCCAGGTTCTCCGGCGTGCCGATGTCGAGATAACGTTCGCCGGGGAATGTCACGCTCTGAATCGAGAGGCCGGCCTTCAAGGCAGCGTGGAGGACAACGCCCACGGCCAGATCACCGCCCGGGTCGTTGGCTTTGCTCGCGAGCCGGTCGAGATTACGACTGGTCTCCTCGGATCGAAGAAACGAGTGGAGGAAAGCCGAGAACTGTGGCGTCCAGACCGCGCAACACCAACCATGGGTCAGCTTGGTCGAGGCCGGTTTCATCACAAGGTCTAGGACGCGGCCTGCTGCGTCGCTGTCCACCATGTCCCACACGCGCGGGTCTTCGATCTCATGCAGACCCAACACCACGTCGGCTCCGGTCTGTTCCTGCCGCGCAATCAAGCGGACATAGGCATCGTCAGGCCCGAAGAGAATATCCGGAAACCCAAAGGCCACGCGGTTTTGTTC
The Nitrospira sp. CR1.1 DNA segment above includes these coding regions:
- a CDS encoding acyltransferase family protein, yielding MRAHQARPEENAGSPGQAGPTHFLRREGPREMTRSATPVTSLSPNLDFLRAVAVLLVYFFHLFITTGPRLPDFLAQFGVLLFFVHTSLVLMFSLERIDLRGQRLFATFYLRRLFRIYPLSIVCVCLIVFFQLPRAPWWPWSQPDASTILANLLLYTEFAYKPVVTSVLWSLPYEVAMYAVLPFCYLAGKAYGIRGILALWGLAVGGGIVQPYISGRLEVAQFAPCFIAGVACYFMGYGVRRRPLPFFGWPLILLAAAGIQALGNYYGYELVARWTLCLMIGLTAPFFAELNRPALNKGAELIARYSYGIYLTHLHAQWAALVALKDQPAAVRYSLLIVLSIGLPVALYHLVEAPMIRLGSRLAARLSTTRALRIRPALPERAFPVSTDTAQSSKSPQQARPRAGQSPAPRTKTAPTPASAR
- a CDS encoding CHAT domain-containing protein yields the protein MAKMKSGTVSWETSGEWDVRTAEPARGGRRRATEAPDPFLANLTATKRWQIEQTLTATPKARRGDAAPTPLTLDVEGGTDDSYVVMTRYASGAIRFHIPSEPARRGKRRGTRTVYRFSIPVPAAPVPEAGGRRGFISAAIKTVVLKVAGKIADYTLAKLALLWETSTWKMKGRREGWLAVTPEGLGSNNVLPAADLQTLSSTGRNLLFIHGTFSSTTAAFKELAKTRGSNGRTFFEELQEAYGNRIYGFDHFTLSRTPEENVRMLLDALPDRTTTFDVITHSRGGLVLRHLVERRERFGTLASRFAVGRAVLVASPNGGTPLASPDHVTQYTNWLSNVMELFPENPFTTGVEFVSEALSWIARRLVGSLPGLASMDNNGEIIRGLQAAPSPPGQAYSALVANFEPDAGLLQRIIDTGADLFFPTANDLVVPTEGGWRVDPGTGTAAIPGARVGCFGLGGNLVQQTPVNHVNFFQDPGTVDFLVRALRGQPQPSTPIDIEHDLPSGRRRGVARMESPSPAVAAKPRQEPTATQPALPPQRVAAPVTSLAPSPEPDDVFHIALIAPQQGADVAQLIATFRNARVMEHLHTGGERRSTGTPRRNTTDHGPTQWDRIKAGQAHIQGYINGDPAYPQLPNEAELQQMGAALFAALFPGQVRRLYDAARAEQVSQRLNLIFTSDIGWIADQSWEFIYDPDRRNFLALEEVNFTRNVLTAIPAERIPARPTMRILVVVAQPLGLGTLSVEEEADVIRSGFRRLLDAGLAEVELLLDATPELLHRTLESTAAPIDVIHFIGHGEYNQQTDCGYVIFENQDGGEQRLDSSTLRQIVCRRGIRLVCLNACETGRGGRQDFSRGVAQALIAGGVPAVVANQYPVLDVSATAFSRHFYWALAMGHSIGDAAREARVSVNYSISGEAIDWAVPVVFARNPAQRLCLPRTAADYERTRSAAVRQRRRAMEDRTKIGMWNAHRMIPHLPEICERLTRTQDQYAFETVSFPAPIGIWRREQEKDQAFVVAETLYDRLQDKPKELGVDALICMINFPMKDARTRYLYYWRRDPLIVTSTFGLLEQLNEREFTVEHMIAHLAAAVVAGIPPHPRRVGPADCPLFYNEKRDIRSIAGRLSFCENCRNQFTGNDAKQRLQAAEQILSAYP
- a CDS encoding dTDP-glucose pyrophosphorylase; amino-acid sequence: MSALSGHSKGSVQGVPEVVGLIPAAGMATRLQPFPCSKEVYPVGFVRDEKSGLPRPKVAAQYLLEKFRAAGITKAFLVIKDGKWDIPHYFREGNLVGLSLAYVVIAGSLGPPDTLDRAFPFIEQNRVAFGFPDILFGPDDAYVRLIARQEQTGADVVLGLHEIEDPRVWDMVDSDAAGRVLDLVMKPASTKLTHGWCCAVWTPQFSAFLHSFLRSEETSRNLDRLASKANDPGGDLAVGVVLHAALKAGLSIQSVTFPGERYLDIGTPENLAKAVTRFHLPES